From Pseudonocardia autotrophica, one genomic window encodes:
- a CDS encoding class I adenylate-forming enzyme family protein, with amino-acid sequence MYTYDPHPFREWFERDFTYLAGFRRTVRRFGGRTAMIDPETGEQHTYAELAAQVDSLASGLVDAGVEPGDVVTYQLFNSPAFARLYLATQAAGAVGSPINFRLAAGEIAHVLDDSAPRVFVYDTELTGTVRDALALAAHRPALVVATGAGDPLPGAVRIGELSRDGAPPAPGRTTYDETTRLYTSGTTGMPKGVPLNSLVEVFSAHDVIMHFPLGPEDRTLNMTPWFHRGGLYAAGPNPAFYVGAGVVPLRAFDPYRCLDLVVELGLTYLIGAPTNLEMLARAQADRPRDLSTLRGIVTMGAPLERGACLRYQELLTPRIFNGYGTTETFWNTFLRPEDLPAHAGSAGRASTDDDVRVARIDDAGNTSPETVVARDSEEIGEVVVRSPKGGYAYTGGAEPEKFVDGWVRLGDLATWDADEFVTIVGRKDDMLVSGGENVHPVQVEEALNEHPGVADSLVVGVPDERWGRRVVAYVVPAVDGLTAAECDAHCRAHPMLADFKRPRGYRFVDSLPLTATGKKIHYKAAAQAAADDAAGLFEIAGPSEGARP; translated from the coding sequence ATGTACACCTACGATCCCCACCCCTTCCGGGAGTGGTTCGAGCGGGACTTCACCTACCTGGCCGGGTTCCGGCGCACCGTGCGCCGGTTCGGCGGTCGCACCGCGATGATCGATCCGGAGACCGGCGAGCAGCACACCTACGCCGAGCTGGCGGCGCAGGTCGATTCGCTGGCCTCCGGGCTGGTGGACGCCGGCGTCGAACCCGGCGACGTCGTCACCTACCAGCTCTTCAACTCACCCGCCTTCGCCCGCCTCTACCTCGCGACCCAGGCCGCGGGTGCGGTCGGCTCACCGATCAACTTCCGGCTCGCCGCCGGCGAGATCGCGCACGTCCTCGACGACAGCGCCCCCCGGGTGTTCGTCTACGACACCGAGCTGACCGGCACCGTGCGCGACGCGCTCGCGCTCGCCGCGCATCGGCCGGCGCTCGTCGTCGCCACCGGTGCCGGGGATCCGCTGCCCGGAGCGGTCCGGATCGGCGAACTCTCCCGCGACGGCGCCCCGCCCGCCCCGGGACGCACCACCTACGACGAGACCACCCGGCTCTACACCTCGGGCACCACCGGCATGCCCAAGGGCGTCCCGCTGAACAGTCTGGTCGAGGTGTTCAGCGCACACGACGTGATCATGCACTTCCCGCTCGGGCCGGAGGACCGGACGTTGAACATGACGCCCTGGTTCCACCGCGGTGGGCTGTACGCCGCCGGACCGAACCCGGCGTTCTACGTCGGTGCGGGCGTCGTCCCGCTGCGCGCATTCGACCCCTACCGCTGCCTCGATCTCGTCGTCGAGCTCGGGCTGACCTACCTGATCGGCGCACCGACGAACCTCGAGATGCTCGCCCGCGCCCAGGCAGACCGGCCGCGTGACCTGTCGACGCTGCGCGGGATCGTCACGATGGGCGCCCCGCTGGAGCGCGGGGCCTGCCTGCGCTACCAGGAGCTCCTCACCCCGCGGATCTTCAACGGTTACGGCACCACCGAGACGTTCTGGAACACCTTCCTGCGTCCCGAGGACCTGCCGGCGCACGCCGGGTCGGCCGGGCGCGCCAGTACCGACGACGACGTGCGCGTCGCCCGGATCGACGACGCCGGGAACACCAGTCCGGAAACCGTGGTCGCCCGCGACTCCGAGGAGATCGGCGAGGTCGTGGTCCGCTCCCCCAAGGGGGGTTACGCCTACACCGGCGGCGCCGAGCCGGAGAAGTTCGTGGACGGCTGGGTGCGGCTCGGTGACCTCGCCACCTGGGACGCCGACGAGTTCGTGACGATCGTCGGCCGCAAGGACGACATGCTCGTCTCCGGCGGCGAGAACGTGCACCCGGTGCAGGTCGAGGAGGCGCTCAACGAGCACCCGGGTGTCGCGGACTCGCTCGTCGTCGGGGTTCCCGACGAGCGGTGGGGGCGCCGAGTCGTCGCCTACGTCGTTCCCGCCGTCGACGGGCTGACCGCGGCGGAGTGCGACGCGCACTGCCGCGCACATCCGATGCTCGCCGACTTCAAGCGGCCGCGGGGCTACCGCTTCGTGGACTCGCTGCCACTGACCGCGACCGGAAAGAAGATCCACTACAAGGCGGCCGCCCAGGCTGCCGCCGACGACGCCGCCGGCCTGTTCGAGATCGCCGGCCCATCGGAAGGAGCCCGTCCGTGA
- a CDS encoding acyl-CoA dehydrogenase family protein, with protein MPDPHDLLDLDGLLSGPEREWRDEVRRFTTERITPHVADWFERAHFPRDLLPELGRRGLLGMHLHGPGCPGRGAVEYGLAAMELEAADSGIRTVVSVQGSLAMTAIDRFGSPEQRERWLPPMAAGELIGCFGLTEPEAGSDPSGMRTRAEPDGDGWVLHGAKRWIGLATVADIAIIWARTPDGIRGFVVPTATPGFSATPIEPKLGLRTSVQADVVLDGVRLTGDALLPGALGLRGPFTCLDEARYGIMWGAMGAARDAWETALAYTGARRQFGTPLAAFQLTQQKLVDMMLEIQKGTLVALRTGRLKDAGRLRHEQISIGKLNNVREAIEVCRTARTLLGGNGMTAEYPPLRHATNLEAVRTYEGTDEIHTLILGRALTGIPAFTAGSS; from the coding sequence ATGCCCGACCCGCACGACCTGCTCGACCTCGACGGCCTGCTGTCCGGGCCGGAACGCGAATGGCGCGACGAGGTCCGCCGGTTCACCACCGAACGGATCACCCCACACGTCGCGGACTGGTTCGAGCGCGCACACTTCCCCCGGGACCTGCTACCCGAGCTGGGTAGGCGCGGCCTGCTCGGCATGCACCTGCACGGCCCGGGGTGTCCCGGCCGCGGCGCCGTCGAGTACGGGCTGGCCGCGATGGAGCTGGAGGCCGCCGACTCCGGCATCCGCACCGTGGTCAGCGTGCAGGGCTCGCTCGCGATGACCGCGATCGACCGGTTCGGCTCTCCCGAGCAACGGGAACGCTGGCTGCCACCGATGGCCGCCGGAGAACTGATCGGCTGCTTCGGCCTCACCGAACCGGAGGCGGGCAGCGACCCGTCGGGAATGCGGACCCGCGCCGAGCCCGACGGGGACGGCTGGGTACTGCACGGTGCGAAACGCTGGATCGGCCTGGCCACCGTCGCCGACATCGCCATCATCTGGGCCCGCACACCGGACGGGATCCGCGGCTTCGTCGTTCCCACCGCGACGCCCGGGTTCTCCGCCACGCCGATCGAGCCGAAGCTGGGTCTGCGGACCTCGGTGCAGGCCGACGTCGTGCTCGACGGGGTGCGGCTCACCGGGGACGCGCTGCTGCCCGGTGCGCTGGGTCTGCGAGGGCCCTTCACCTGCCTCGACGAAGCCCGCTACGGGATCATGTGGGGCGCGATGGGCGCGGCCCGCGACGCGTGGGAGACCGCGCTCGCCTACACCGGCGCCCGCAGGCAGTTCGGCACGCCGCTCGCGGCGTTCCAGCTCACCCAGCAGAAGCTCGTCGACATGATGCTGGAGATCCAGAAGGGCACCCTGGTCGCGCTGCGCACCGGGCGCCTGAAGGACGCCGGCCGACTGCGGCACGAGCAGATCTCGATCGGCAAGCTCAACAACGTCCGCGAGGCGATCGAGGTCTGCCGCACGGCACGTACGCTGCTCGGGGGCAACGGGATGACCGCGGAGTACCCGCCGCTGCGGCACGCCACGAACCTGGAGGCCGTCCGCACCTACGAGGGCACCGACGAGATCCACACCCTGATCCTCGGCCGGGCATTGACCGGCATCCCCGCGTTCACGGCGGGCTCGTCATGA
- a CDS encoding acyl-CoA dehydrogenase family protein, which yields MIDYYRVDADLPPRVQQLRDRVRAVVDAEVLPVINDYWDRAEFPFALVPRLAELGVAGYTARGPGCPELSPLEAGIVIRELARGDGSITTFMGVQSGLAMGTIALLGDDEQRTRWLPSMAALDTVGAFALTEPGHGSDSVRLETTARRDGEHWVLDGAKRWIGNAGFADVVVVWARDADDGRVGAFVVESDPQHGFPPGYSTELITGKIGKRAVWQPDVVLDGVRVPAANRLPGARSFHDASRVLATTRGGAAWESLGHAMAAFEIALEYTAGREQFGRPIAGFQLVQSTLAGMLAEVVTMQLWCVRMAELQERGEWTGPMASLAKLHHARRARQVCLDARDLLGGNGLLIENHVARHLTDMEVVHTYEGTDHIQSLIVGRDLTGLSAFS from the coding sequence ATGATCGACTACTACCGGGTGGACGCCGACCTGCCGCCGCGCGTGCAGCAGCTGCGGGACCGGGTTCGCGCCGTCGTCGACGCCGAGGTCCTGCCGGTGATCAACGACTACTGGGATCGCGCCGAGTTCCCGTTCGCGCTGGTACCGCGGCTCGCGGAGCTCGGGGTGGCCGGCTACACCGCACGCGGCCCCGGCTGCCCCGAGCTGAGCCCGCTCGAAGCCGGGATCGTGATCCGCGAGCTCGCCCGCGGCGACGGCAGCATCACCACGTTCATGGGGGTGCAGTCCGGCCTGGCGATGGGCACGATCGCGCTGCTCGGCGACGACGAGCAGCGGACCCGCTGGCTCCCCTCGATGGCCGCGCTGGACACGGTCGGCGCGTTCGCCCTCACCGAGCCCGGGCACGGCTCCGACTCCGTCCGGCTGGAGACCACCGCACGACGGGACGGGGAGCACTGGGTCCTCGACGGTGCCAAGCGGTGGATCGGCAACGCCGGCTTCGCCGACGTGGTCGTCGTCTGGGCCCGCGACGCCGACGACGGCCGGGTGGGTGCGTTCGTCGTCGAGTCCGACCCGCAGCACGGGTTCCCGCCCGGTTACTCCACCGAGCTGATCACCGGCAAGATCGGCAAGCGCGCCGTGTGGCAGCCCGACGTCGTGCTCGACGGCGTGCGGGTCCCGGCAGCGAACCGGTTGCCGGGCGCCCGCTCGTTCCACGACGCGTCCCGGGTACTGGCCACCACCCGCGGCGGGGCGGCGTGGGAGTCGCTCGGGCATGCGATGGCCGCGTTCGAGATCGCGCTCGAGTACACCGCCGGGCGCGAACAGTTCGGCCGCCCGATCGCCGGGTTCCAGCTGGTCCAGAGCACGCTGGCCGGGATGCTCGCCGAGGTCGTCACGATGCAGCTGTGGTGCGTGCGGATGGCGGAGCTGCAGGAGCGCGGCGAATGGACCGGACCGATGGCGTCGCTGGCGAAGCTGCACCACGCCCGTCGCGCCCGGCAGGTGTGCCTCGACGCCCGCGACCTGCTCGGCGGCAACGGCCTGCTGATCGAGAACCACGTCGCCCGCCACCTCACCGACATGGAGGTGGTGCACACCTACGAGGGCACCGACCACATCCAGTCCCTGATCGTCGGCCGGGATCTGACCGGCCTGTCCGCATTCAGCTGA